One genomic segment of Erythrolamprus reginae isolate rEryReg1 chromosome 2, rEryReg1.hap1, whole genome shotgun sequence includes these proteins:
- the LOC139163088 gene encoding zinc finger protein 135-like: MQTNLVKPKKTHTRGKLFECPDCGKKFTQNSDLVIHQRTHTGDKPYECPNCGKSFSQNSHLVAHQRIHTGEKPYECPVCGKGFCQNSALVGHQRTHTGAKPYECPDCGKRFSQNSNLVRHQRTHTGEKPYECSDCGKSFQYKFNLVRHERTHTGEKPYECLECGKSFSLNSYLVIHLRTHTGEKPYECPDCGKDFTTRYSLINHVRTHTGDKPYECQKCGKNFIQNSHLVEHQRIHTGEKPYECPDCGKSFCQNSHLVDHQRIHTGEKPYECPDCGKSFSQNSNLVRHRRTHTGEKPYECLDCGKCFQDKSYLVKHQRIHTGEKPYECFDCRQSFTHSSHLMEHQRTHTGEKPYECLECGKSFSRNSHLVRHLRTHTGEKPYECPDCGKDFSTRYSLINHVGLHIGE; encoded by the exons ATGCAGACCAATCTGGTGAAACCCAAGAAAACTCATACTAGGGGAAAACTCTTTGAatgtccggattgtgggaaaaaATTCACAcagaattctgacctggtgatacaccagaggactcacacaggagacaaaccatatgagtgtccaaactgtgggaaaagtttcagtcagaattcccacctggtggcacatcaaaggattcacacaggagaaaaaccatatgaatgtccagtttgtgggaaaggtttctgtCAGAATTCAGCCCTGGTgggacatcagaggactcacacaggagcgaaaccatatgagtgtccagactgtgggaaacgtttcagtcagaattccaatctggtgagacatcagaggactcacacaggagaaaaaccatatgagtgttcggattgtgggaaaagtttccagTATAAATTCAACCTGGTGAGACATgaaagaactcacacaggagagaaaccatatgagtgtcttgaatgtgggaaaagtttcagccTGAATTCTTATTTGGTGATACActtgaggactcacacaggagagaaaccgtatgaatgtccggattgtgggaaagatttcaCTACTAGGTATAGCCTTATAAATCATGTAAG gactcacacaggagacaaaccatatgagtgtcaAAAATGTGGCAAAAATTTCATTCAAAATTCCCACCTGGTGGaacatcagaggattcacacaggagaaaaaccatacgagtgtccagattgtgggaaaagtttctgtcagaattcccacctggtagaccatcagaggattcacacaggagagaaaccgtatgagtgtccagactgtgggaaaagtttcagtcagaattccaatctGGTGAGACatcggaggactcacacaggagagaaaccatatgagtgtttggattgtgggaaatgtttccagGATAAATCCTACCTGGTGAAACAtcaaaggattcacacaggagaaaaaccatatgagtgtttCGATTGTAGGCAAAGTTTCACTCACAGTTCCCACCTAATggaacatcagaggactcacacaggagagaaaccatatgagtgtcttgaatgtgggaaaagtttcagtcgaaATTCCCATTTGGTGAGACACTTGagaactcatacaggagagaaaccatatgaatgtccGGATTGCGGGAAAGATTTCAGTACTAGGTATAGCCTTATAAATCATGTAGGGTTACACATAGGGGAATAA